A portion of the Sphaerochaeta pleomorpha str. Grapes genome contains these proteins:
- a CDS encoding sugar phosphate isomerase/epimerase family protein, protein MRFGLCGKISQIDEAEKLGFEYLEVPLNGLAAMTEEEFNQACNQVNQAKIKVERCNLLFPKTLALLQLNEKQQMEMLDYLETAFSRMHRLGADIAVFGSGKSRNLPSFMSYREGFERLVAVTRKTADVAAKYGITIAIESLNHDETNMLNTLIEGEMLVSVVSKDNVKLLSDMFHMVKNNEDFAEITMIREIVHTHIAIRDTRCYPVQCDPDIDAFFAALHQIGYQGTMSIEGKTEHMQEDSIRSLNTLRSYK, encoded by the coding sequence ATGAGATTTGGTCTATGTGGAAAAATCAGTCAGATAGATGAGGCTGAAAAACTGGGGTTTGAGTATCTGGAAGTTCCCTTGAATGGCCTTGCTGCCATGACAGAAGAAGAATTCAATCAGGCCTGCAACCAGGTGAATCAGGCAAAAATCAAGGTGGAACGGTGCAATTTGCTATTTCCAAAGACTTTGGCTTTGCTTCAACTGAATGAAAAGCAGCAAATGGAAATGCTCGATTATCTGGAAACCGCCTTTTCGAGGATGCATCGTCTGGGTGCTGATATTGCCGTGTTTGGTTCAGGGAAAAGCCGTAATCTTCCTTCTTTCATGAGCTACAGGGAAGGATTTGAACGACTGGTTGCCGTTACCAGGAAAACCGCCGACGTCGCTGCAAAATATGGAATTACCATCGCCATTGAGTCCTTGAACCATGATGAGACCAATATGCTCAATACTCTCATAGAAGGGGAGATGTTGGTATCGGTGGTTTCCAAAGACAACGTGAAGTTGTTATCCGATATGTTCCATATGGTGAAAAACAATGAGGATTTTGCTGAGATAACCATGATTAGGGAGATTGTACACACGCACATCGCAATCAGGGATACTCGCTGCTATCCCGTGCAATGCGATCCGGACATTGATGCATTTTTTGCAGCCTTGCACCAGATAGGATACCAAGGAACGATGAGTATCGAGGGAAAGACCGAGCATATGCAAGAGGATTCAATACGTTCGCTTAA